GTGTGCGGTTCATAAGTTCGGAAATTTATTTACCAGACCACTAGAGTGGTTCCACCAATACTCGGCTTTAGCTGCTGTTGAGTGCGATGGTGCTTCCGCAGCAGCGCCGGTATACCGTAAAAATTGGGTATGATTTTGACAATCTATGTCCTACCTACACCAGCCGGGCTTTTTGGAGCGGTTGAGCGAGCACGAGCGCCAACGTTTGGGCCAGATATGCCCGCCCCGCGCCTACCAACCAGGCGAACTCCTGTACCGCGAGGGCGACCCCTGCCAGGGGCTGCTGATTCTGATTGAGGGCCAGGTAAAGCTTACCCGTGTGTCTGCAGGCGGACTCGAGCGCATTGTGTATGTGGCCGGTAGTGGCGACCTGCTAGGGGTCAATTTTCTGGAACCAGACGCTCTCCACTCCAGCAGCGCGGTTTGCCTGAGCCAGGTTATGATCTGCCCGGTAGCAAAAAGCCAGATCGAGCAGGTATCGCGCGAGCTGCCTAACGTTCCGTTGCGTTTAGCGCAGGTCTTGGCCGAAAGAGTAGAGCAGCTCGAGGCCCAGCTCGAGGTCTCCTCGGCCCCGGTGGCCTTCCGCATTGGCCGTGCGTTTGCCTGGCTGGCCCGGCGCTTCAGCGTGCCCGACTTTTCGCCCTGGCGCGACTTGCCCATGGAGCTCAAACAAGAAGAACTGGCCGCCATGTGCGGCACCACCCGGGTAACGGTCACCCATACCCTGGGCGAGCTGCGCAGCCTAGGGCTGGTGGAAGGCACCCGGGGCCGTTACCGGGTCAAACTAAAAGCCCTCGAGGACTGGCTCGAGGGCTTTGCAATCGACTAGCTAACGGCGGCCCCAAGGGGTAAATACAAGGTCGGTGGCACTGGCCTGCTGATGGCAGCCCACACACATGGCCGGGTCGGCCAGGGCGCCCCCCTGAAACGCCTCGCCCTTGCGCTCGTAAGCCGCCCAGGCCCAGTCGGAGGCGTTATTGCTGCGCTTTTGCATCACCCAAACGTTGGTCACCTGCAGGCTCGAGGGATCCACGCGCTCTTTGACAAAGATGGTTCCCTGGGCAAAGGGGAGCCGGTAGTTCCCGTTGGAGCCCAAGAGCCGGTCGGGCGCCAGGTTGACATACACGTCTTTGCCCAAAGGGTGCGCGCCGGCAGTGTTGATTTTGTTCACATTCACCCGTGTCCAGCTTGCATAGCCGCGAATATTCTCTGCCAGGCTGGTCACCTGCGCCAAAACAACCCCGATAAACAGCAGTCCGATTAGCATCATCCACTTTTTCATTGGGTTTCCTCCCGAGGCTCAGGTTAGCCGGGGCCTCGAGGGCTTTGTGTATCGAACTTGACACAGAAAAAAGAGGCGGCCTGGCTACCGCCTTTCCTCATAATCCGAGGTCTGGCTCAGGGCAAACGCCAGGGCCATCTCCCAGGCCGACTGCTCGAGCTGCAAAACCCGGCCCACAACCCGTTTCACCTCGTCCGGTAGAAGTTCTTTGGCAACCTCGAGGGTCAGGCTGCCCAGATCGTGAATCAGGGCTTGGGCTTCAGGGGCCAGCCAGTGCTGGACTATCTCATCGGCCAGATGGTTCAAGCTTTCTGGCCTATCACTTCGCTGAAGCGAACCCCAGACATCGGAAAAAGCCCTGTGTCTGGCCC
This genomic stretch from Meiothermus sp. harbors:
- a CDS encoding Crp/Fnr family transcriptional regulator, yielding MSYLHQPGFLERLSEHERQRLGQICPPRAYQPGELLYREGDPCQGLLILIEGQVKLTRVSAGGLERIVYVAGSGDLLGVNFLEPDALHSSSAVCLSQVMICPVAKSQIEQVSRELPNVPLRLAQVLAERVEQLEAQLEVSSAPVAFRIGRAFAWLARRFSVPDFSPWRDLPMELKQEELAAMCGTTRVTVTHTLGELRSLGLVEGTRGRYRVKLKALEDWLEGFAID
- a CDS encoding cytochrome P460 family protein, yielding MKKWMMLIGLLFIGVVLAQVTSLAENIRGYASWTRVNVNKINTAGAHPLGKDVYVNLAPDRLLGSNGNYRLPFAQGTIFVKERVDPSSLQVTNVWVMQKRSNNASDWAWAAYERKGEAFQGGALADPAMCVGCHQQASATDLVFTPWGRR